The Thalassotalea psychrophila genome window below encodes:
- a CDS encoding HvfA family oxazolone/thioamide-modified RiPP metallophore: MKVFKNYLLTAALSALMLTLFASLPAKAEANPFEAQNVVASADFEAEEAKKEGKCGEGKCGEGKAKAKGKCGEGKCGEGKAKGKCGEGKCGEGKAKAKGKCGEGKCGEGKAKGKCGEGKAKSKESKCGE; encoded by the coding sequence ATGAAAGTATTTAAGAACTATTTATTAACAGCAGCCTTAAGCGCTCTGATGTTAACATTATTTGCTAGCTTACCTGCTAAAGCTGAAGCGAATCCTTTTGAAGCTCAAAATGTTGTAGCTTCTGCTGATTTTGAAGCTGAAGAAGCTAAAAAAGAAGGCAAGTGTGGTGAAGGTAAATGTGGTGAAGGCAAAGCTAAAGCCAAAGGTAAATGCGGCGAAGGAAAATGCGGTGAAGGCAAAGCCAAAGGTAAATGCGGCGAAGGCAAATGCGGTGAAGGCAAAGCTAAAGCCAAAGGTAAATGCGGCGAAGGAAAATGTGGCGAAGGCAAAGCTAAAGGCAAGTGCGGTGAAGGTAAAGCTAAATCAAAAGAAAGCAAGTGCGGTGAATAA
- a CDS encoding response regulator, which translates to MSESVLLVEDNALVLAQLNQTLTTAGYQVTTAVNGLDGYNKAQQHRFDLCIVDHLMPLMNGPQLVKNLIALGDHAPSSIIFLTTQDLKLVNQISEVHLADKVLTKPISNTEFLAEVSKLKEYSSEVA; encoded by the coding sequence ATGTCTGAGAGTGTCTTATTGGTTGAAGATAACGCTTTAGTTTTGGCGCAGCTTAATCAAACTCTAACCACGGCAGGTTATCAGGTAACAACAGCGGTTAATGGATTAGATGGTTATAACAAAGCACAACAGCACCGCTTTGATTTATGTATTGTTGACCATCTAATGCCGCTGATGAACGGCCCTCAATTAGTTAAAAACTTAATTGCGTTAGGTGATCATGCTCCGAGCAGTATCATATTTTTAACTACTCAAGATCTCAAATTAGTTAATCAAATTTCAGAAGTACACCTGGCTGATAAAGTATTAACCAAACCAATTTCTAATACAGAATTTTTAGCCGAAGTTAGTAAGTTAAAAGAGTACAGTAGCGAAGTTGCATAA
- the apt gene encoding adenine phosphoribosyltransferase, with amino-acid sequence MMTEQDSQYLKSVIYDVPDYPIPGIMFRDITGILDQPQAFQLCIDRLTERYKNTGITKVAGTEARGFLFAAPLALALGIGFVPVRKPKKLPRATFSQSYDLEYGQDTLEIHQDALQSDDIVLMVDDLLATGGTIEATTKLIRSTGATVKEAAFVIGLPDLQGDKRLEKLGIDVYTMVDYLGD; translated from the coding sequence ATGATGACAGAGCAAGATAGCCAATACCTTAAAAGCGTAATTTACGATGTGCCTGATTATCCCATTCCTGGCATAATGTTTCGCGACATTACCGGCATTCTCGATCAACCCCAAGCCTTTCAATTATGCATTGATCGTTTAACCGAACGGTATAAAAATACCGGTATTACCAAAGTTGCTGGCACTGAAGCTCGAGGTTTTTTATTTGCTGCACCACTAGCTTTAGCGTTAGGCATAGGCTTTGTTCCTGTTCGAAAACCCAAAAAATTACCCCGTGCAACATTTTCACAAAGCTACGATTTAGAATATGGTCAAGATACATTAGAAATTCATCAAGATGCATTACAAAGTGATGATATAGTACTTATGGTAGATGACTTATTAGCTACTGGTGGTACCATTGAAGCTACAACTAAATTAATTCGCTCAACTGGCGCTACTGTAAAAGAGGCCGCATTTGTGATCGGATTACCCGATTTACAAGGTGATAAGCGATTAGAAAAGCTCGGTATAGATGTTTACACTATGGTTGATTACCTAGGCGATTAA
- the dnaX gene encoding DNA polymerase III subunit gamma/tau codes for MSYQVLARKWRPKDFSQLMGQEHVVTVLVNALMQERLHHAYLFTGTRGVGKTTIARIFAKSLNCEEGITANPCGKCDVCIDVDAGRFVDLLEIDAASRTKVDDTREILDNVQYAPTRGRFKVYLIDEVHMLSKHSFNALLKTLEEPPPHVKFILATTDPQKLPVTVLSRCLQFHLKALTPLQIETKLNEILTAEEVTFEDGALAMLAKAARGSMRDSLSLTDQAIAQGQGHIEVANVQQMLGGVDQNWVYKILIALIKQDAKGLLELSKNIASFAPSYHRLLAELLQLLHQVALWQLVPNSVDVDNQRATLLTKFASAMSPEDVQLYYQIVLNGRKDLSYSSDEQAGFDMVVLRMLAFKPATLADTKTAPAAVTADFNDLDIAESIPKVEGKVAKPEAIQDPVVTTIDVKTEEKEEVKTEVDPQAVLETEDAAIEPQEQVLAEQQLPETLTIDRNADKSIDGLNAEQQQLEVQAQQQLSDVQQMPTAQNTMQAEMVETDTSVDEVLQPQASTVGAVETAEPVEQSNAGSDVEKMLATRNMLRSRKKAAEGEGAKKSEAKLKVRTNVGPKNPDLVAPQADDTIVTANVESKTVDAIDLPWEENAPINAVDSEVQATNNQQAEVAINDVEQALPDINSIACGSFDQSVIDPAVIRDANQIDAWANTIDAMGLTGRVRQLALNANMGEESSDNLLVINLDKKFEHLNSGAALTQIIDCYSTLKKQESTVQINAVDDAGATPFFIQNCINVKRLDYAKNVIATDDFVQALEQQFSAFVDQNSIEAL; via the coding sequence ATGAGTTATCAAGTACTTGCTCGTAAATGGCGACCAAAAGATTTTTCTCAATTAATGGGACAAGAGCACGTGGTTACCGTATTGGTTAATGCATTAATGCAAGAGCGTTTGCATCATGCCTATTTATTTACCGGTACTCGCGGTGTAGGTAAAACTACCATAGCGCGAATATTCGCAAAAAGCTTAAACTGTGAAGAAGGTATTACTGCTAATCCATGTGGCAAATGTGATGTTTGTATTGATGTTGATGCTGGCCGTTTTGTTGATTTACTTGAGATAGATGCAGCCTCGCGCACAAAAGTAGATGATACACGTGAAATTTTAGATAACGTTCAATATGCACCAACACGCGGTCGCTTTAAGGTTTACCTTATCGATGAAGTACACATGTTATCTAAGCACAGTTTCAATGCTTTACTTAAAACTCTCGAAGAGCCACCACCGCACGTTAAATTTATTCTCGCAACAACCGATCCGCAGAAGTTGCCGGTAACTGTTTTATCACGTTGTTTACAGTTTCATTTAAAAGCGCTAACGCCTCTGCAAATTGAAACTAAATTAAATGAAATTCTAACCGCAGAAGAGGTTACCTTTGAAGATGGTGCTTTAGCTATGCTAGCCAAAGCCGCTCGCGGTAGTATGCGTGATTCATTAAGCTTAACTGATCAAGCCATTGCTCAAGGCCAAGGCCATATTGAAGTAGCCAATGTCCAGCAAATGCTCGGCGGAGTTGACCAAAATTGGGTTTACAAAATATTAATTGCACTAATTAAACAGGACGCGAAAGGGTTATTAGAGCTAAGTAAAAATATTGCTAGCTTTGCACCTAGTTACCATCGCTTGTTAGCTGAATTATTGCAGCTTTTACATCAAGTTGCACTTTGGCAGTTAGTACCAAACTCCGTTGATGTCGATAATCAACGCGCAACGTTGTTAACTAAGTTTGCCTCCGCAATGTCGCCAGAAGACGTACAACTGTATTACCAAATTGTGTTAAATGGTCGTAAGGACTTATCCTATAGCAGTGATGAACAAGCTGGTTTTGATATGGTTGTGCTACGTATGTTGGCCTTTAAACCTGCGACCTTAGCTGATACTAAAACTGCTCCAGCTGCGGTTACGGCTGATTTTAATGATTTAGATATAGCCGAATCTATTCCTAAAGTTGAAGGGAAAGTAGCAAAACCTGAAGCAATTCAAGATCCTGTGGTGACAACAATTGACGTTAAAACAGAAGAAAAAGAAGAAGTAAAAACTGAAGTTGATCCGCAAGCTGTGCTCGAAACAGAAGATGCAGCTATTGAACCTCAAGAACAAGTGTTAGCTGAACAGCAATTACCTGAAACGTTAACAATTGATAGGAATGCAGATAAATCAATAGATGGTTTAAATGCCGAGCAACAACAGCTTGAAGTGCAGGCTCAACAACAGTTGTCTGATGTGCAACAGATGCCTACAGCACAGAATACTATGCAAGCCGAAATGGTTGAAACAGATACTTCTGTTGATGAAGTTTTGCAACCACAAGCTTCTACAGTTGGAGCTGTTGAAACAGCTGAACCGGTTGAACAAAGCAATGCGGGAAGCGACGTTGAAAAAATGTTGGCTACACGTAATATGTTACGTAGCCGTAAAAAAGCCGCGGAGGGCGAGGGCGCAAAAAAGTCTGAAGCCAAGCTTAAGGTCCGCACTAATGTTGGGCCTAAAAACCCTGATTTAGTAGCCCCTCAAGCTGATGATACAATCGTTACAGCTAACGTTGAATCGAAAACGGTAGATGCTATTGATTTACCTTGGGAAGAAAATGCCCCAATAAACGCAGTTGACTCAGAAGTACAAGCAACAAATAACCAACAAGCTGAAGTAGCAATTAATGATGTAGAACAGGCATTACCTGACATTAACAGCATTGCCTGTGGTAGCTTTGATCAGTCAGTTATTGATCCTGCTGTTATAAGAGATGCAAATCAGATTGATGCTTGGGCAAATACTATAGATGCAATGGGTTTAACCGGACGAGTAAGACAACTAGCTTTAAATGCTAATATGGGCGAAGAAAGCTCAGATAATTTATTAGTAATTAATTTAGACAAGAAATTTGAACATTTAAATTCAGGTGCTGCTTTAACTCAAATAATCGATTGTTACTCAACCTTGAAAAAGCAAGAATCAACTGTACAAATTAATGCAGTAGATGATGCCGGCGCAACGCCTTTTTTCATTCAAAATTGTATTAATGTCAAGCGATTAGATTACGCTAAAAATGTAATTGCTACTGACGATTTTGTGCAAGCGTTAGAGCAACAATTTAGTGCTTTTGTTGATCAAAATTCAATTGAAGCATTGTAA
- a CDS encoding YbaB/EbfC family nucleoid-associated protein, with translation MMMKGGMGNLMKQAQQMQAKMAKAQEEIAKMEVTGEAGAGMVKVTMTGNHNVRRVEIDESLMEDDKDMIEDLVAAAFNDAVRRVEETNKEKMGALTGGMQMPPGMKMPF, from the coding sequence ATTATGATGAAAGGCGGCATGGGCAACTTAATGAAGCAAGCCCAACAAATGCAAGCAAAAATGGCGAAAGCTCAAGAAGAGATCGCTAAAATGGAAGTGACTGGCGAAGCCGGTGCCGGCATGGTTAAAGTAACTATGACGGGTAATCATAATGTACGTCGTGTTGAAATTGACGAAAGTCTAATGGAAGACGACAAAGACATGATTGAAGACTTAGTTGCTGCAGCATTTAATGATGCTGTACGAAGAGTTGAAGAAACCAATAAAGAAAAAATGGGCGCCCTAACTGGCGGCATGCAAATGCCTCCAGGGATGAAAATGCCATTCTAA
- the recR gene encoding recombination mediator RecR, giving the protein MKLSPLVQELIDSLKCLPGVGPKSAQRMAFQLLERNRIGGQKLATTLATAMEDVGYCKGCRTFTELDFCEICQSPKRQLKRMLCVVESPADILAIEQTGEFTGRYFVLMGHLSPIDGIGPDELGLDKLAALLASDEFDEMILATNPTVEGEATAHFIADIAKKYNVSSTRIAHGVPVGGELEFVDGNTLSHAFSGRKSFN; this is encoded by the coding sequence ATGAAATTAAGCCCATTAGTGCAAGAGCTTATAGATAGCTTAAAATGTTTACCCGGTGTTGGTCCTAAATCTGCACAACGTATGGCGTTTCAGCTTTTAGAGCGTAATCGCATAGGTGGGCAAAAATTAGCGACTACTTTAGCTACCGCTATGGAAGATGTAGGTTACTGCAAAGGTTGTCGTACGTTTACCGAGCTTGATTTTTGTGAAATTTGTCAAAGCCCAAAACGTCAGTTAAAACGTATGTTATGTGTGGTTGAATCACCTGCTGATATTTTAGCTATTGAGCAAACTGGCGAATTCACAGGCCGTTATTTTGTATTAATGGGACACTTATCGCCTATTGATGGCATCGGTCCTGACGAGTTAGGCCTTGATAAACTTGCAGCGCTATTAGCCAGTGATGAGTTTGATGAAATGATCTTAGCCACCAACCCTACTGTTGAAGGCGAAGCTACTGCACATTTTATTGCCGATATTGCAAAAAAATATAATGTTAGCAGCACACGTATAGCTCACGGGGTGCCTGTTGGTGGTGAACTTGAATTTGTAGATGGTAATACGCTGTCACATGCCTTTTCTGGCCGAAAAAGCTTTAACTAA
- the htpG gene encoding molecular chaperone HtpG — protein sequence MSDTGHKEVHGFQTEVKQLLQLMIHSLYSNKEIFLRELVSNSADAADKLRFKALSNGDLYDGDANLRVRVKADKDANTITISDNGIGMTRDDVIAHLGTIAKSGTADFFSRLSGDQASDSQLIGQFGVGFYSAFIVADKVVVRTRAAGTEVSDGVEWTSAGEGDFSVENIEKSTRGTDIILFLKEEEKEFLDDYRLKSIVTKYSDHISIPVEMMSEEVAEVPASEGPDGEEIPAVAAIPAEWEGVNKAEALWTREKSDVSDDEYKEFYKHVSHDYGDPLLWAHNKVEGTTEYTSLLYVPEKAPFDMYNRERQHGLKLYVQRVFIMDDAEQFMPTYLRFVKGLLDSNDLPLNVSREILQDNKVTQAMRKGCTKRVITMLDKLGKKDAEKYQTFWDEFGQVLKEGPAEDMANKEAIAKLLRFASTENDNAVQNVSLNDYIERMKEGQDKIYYVVADSFEAAKNSPHLEVFRKKGIEVLLLSDRIDEWLMSHLTDFNEKQLASVTRGDLDLGDMDDAETKEAQEKIEKEFDSVVSRLKESLGDKVKDVRITHRLTDSPACIVTDDQDMSSQMMKLMQSVGQEVPESKPIFEINAEHDLVQHVSNEQDEAKFGQWAEVLFEQAMLAERGSLKDPASFVARLNTLMLSLTK from the coding sequence ATGTCTGATACAGGCCATAAAGAAGTTCACGGTTTTCAAACTGAAGTTAAGCAACTATTACAATTAATGATCCATTCTTTATATTCAAATAAAGAAATTTTCCTACGTGAATTAGTATCTAACTCTGCCGATGCGGCTGACAAATTACGTTTTAAAGCGTTATCAAATGGCGATTTATACGATGGTGATGCAAACCTTCGTGTACGAGTTAAAGCAGACAAAGACGCAAACACAATTACCATTTCAGATAACGGCATTGGTATGACTCGCGATGATGTTATTGCACATTTAGGTACTATTGCTAAGTCTGGTACTGCTGACTTCTTCTCTCGTTTATCTGGCGACCAAGCCTCAGATTCACAATTAATAGGTCAATTTGGTGTTGGTTTTTACTCGGCATTTATTGTTGCCGATAAAGTTGTTGTGCGTACTCGTGCTGCAGGCACAGAAGTTTCCGATGGCGTAGAATGGACCTCTGCTGGCGAAGGCGATTTCTCTGTAGAAAATATTGAAAAATCTACTCGCGGTACCGACATTATTCTTTTCTTAAAAGAAGAAGAAAAAGAATTTTTAGATGATTATCGTTTAAAGTCAATTGTGACTAAATACTCAGATCACATCTCTATTCCTGTAGAAATGATGAGCGAAGAGGTTGCAGAAGTACCAGCAAGTGAAGGTCCTGACGGTGAAGAAATTCCAGCAGTAGCCGCGATCCCTGCAGAGTGGGAAGGCGTTAATAAAGCTGAAGCACTTTGGACTCGTGAAAAATCTGATGTGTCAGACGATGAATATAAAGAATTTTATAAGCATGTATCACACGATTACGGCGACCCGTTATTGTGGGCACACAACAAAGTTGAAGGTACTACTGAATATACTTCACTGCTTTATGTACCTGAAAAAGCACCTTTCGATATGTATAACCGTGAACGTCAACACGGCTTAAAGTTATATGTACAACGTGTATTCATTATGGATGATGCTGAACAGTTCATGCCAACTTACTTACGTTTTGTAAAAGGTTTGCTTGATTCAAACGATTTACCATTAAACGTGTCACGTGAAATATTACAAGACAACAAAGTTACTCAAGCGATGCGTAAAGGTTGTACTAAACGTGTTATCACTATGCTTGACAAACTTGGTAAAAAAGACGCTGAAAAATATCAAACATTCTGGGACGAATTTGGTCAAGTGCTTAAAGAAGGCCCGGCTGAAGACATGGCAAACAAAGAAGCTATTGCTAAATTGTTACGCTTTGCCTCAACTGAAAATGATAACGCTGTGCAAAATGTATCATTAAATGATTACATTGAGCGCATGAAAGAAGGCCAAGATAAAATATACTATGTTGTAGCTGACAGCTTCGAAGCAGCTAAAAATAGCCCGCATCTAGAAGTATTCCGCAAAAAAGGCATTGAAGTATTATTATTGAGTGACCGCATTGATGAGTGGTTAATGAGCCATTTAACCGACTTTAATGAAAAACAGTTAGCTTCAGTAACACGTGGAGATTTAGATCTAGGTGATATGGATGATGCTGAAACGAAAGAAGCTCAAGAAAAAATTGAGAAAGAATTCGACTCAGTAGTAAGCCGCTTAAAAGAATCGTTAGGTGATAAAGTTAAAGATGTTCGAATTACTCATCGTTTAACTGACTCTCCTGCATGTATTGTAACTGATGATCAGGACATGAGCTCACAAATGATGAAGCTCATGCAATCTGTTGGTCAAGAAGTACCAGAGAGTAAGCCTATTTTTGAAATTAATGCTGAACACGACTTAGTACAGCATGTATCAAATGAGCAAGATGAAGCTAAGTTTGGTCAATGGGCTGAAGTATTGTTTGAACAAGCGATGTTAGCTGAACGTGGTAGCTTGAAAGATCCTGCATCATTTGTAGCTCGTCTAAATACGTTAATGCTTAGTCTTACTAAGTAA
- the adk gene encoding adenylate kinase, with the protein MRIILLGAPGAGKGTQAQFLMAKFGIPQISTGDMLRAAIKAGTELGKQAKQVMDAGQLVSDELIIGLVKERIAQDDCKSGFLLDGFPRTIPQADAMKENGVSVDSVIEFDVADEVIVDRMAGRRVHSGSGRVYHLVYNPPKVAGKDDETGEDLSIRPDDEESTVRKRLGIYHEQTKPLVDYYQAEATAGNCKYITMDGTQAVEAVSAQLAEQLA; encoded by the coding sequence ATGCGCATTATTTTATTAGGTGCACCGGGTGCTGGTAAAGGTACTCAAGCTCAGTTTTTAATGGCTAAATTTGGCATTCCACAAATTTCAACTGGTGACATGTTACGTGCAGCAATTAAAGCGGGCACTGAACTTGGCAAACAAGCTAAACAAGTAATGGATGCTGGTCAGCTTGTGTCTGATGAGTTAATTATTGGTTTGGTAAAAGAGCGTATTGCTCAAGACGATTGTAAAAGTGGCTTCCTGCTTGACGGTTTCCCTCGTACAATTCCACAAGCCGATGCAATGAAAGAAAATGGCGTAAGCGTTGATTCAGTAATTGAATTTGATGTTGCTGATGAGGTGATTGTTGACCGTATGGCTGGTCGTCGTGTTCACTCTGGTTCTGGTCGTGTTTATCATTTAGTTTACAATCCACCAAAAGTGGCAGGTAAAGATGATGAAACAGGCGAAGATTTATCAATTCGTCCTGATGATGAAGAGTCTACTGTGCGTAAACGTTTAGGCATTTATCATGAGCAAACTAAACCATTAGTTGATTACTACCAAGCAGAAGCAACTGCTGGTAACTGTAAGTACATCACTATGGATGGTACACAAGCAGTAGAAGCTGTAAGTGCACAACTTGCTGAGCAATTAGCGTAA
- a CDS encoding 3'-5' exonuclease yields the protein MPNTNANSIVVLDFETTGLSPQQGDRAIEIGAVKIVDGIVVDSFQELMNPGRPVSTFIAEYTGITNAMLRTAAPCDEVMDSFADFIGDENLLAHNASFDKKFLDAEFARINHNYVGEFACTLLTSRRIYQDAPNHKLGTLVNYKNLAEDGTFHRALFDAEMTAKLWLKILEDISEEYFLDNIDFKLIQKLSLLPKAKVAKFLQTYR from the coding sequence ATGCCAAACACCAATGCCAATTCTATCGTTGTACTCGATTTTGAAACCACAGGTCTTTCTCCACAACAAGGCGACAGGGCAATAGAAATAGGCGCGGTTAAAATTGTTGATGGTATTGTGGTTGATTCATTTCAAGAGTTAATGAATCCAGGGCGACCGGTAAGCACTTTTATTGCCGAATATACTGGTATTACTAATGCTATGCTGCGCACTGCGGCACCATGTGATGAAGTGATGGACAGTTTCGCTGATTTTATAGGTGATGAAAATTTACTTGCTCATAACGCGTCTTTCGATAAAAAGTTTTTAGATGCAGAGTTTGCTCGCATAAATCATAACTATGTTGGTGAGTTTGCCTGTACGTTATTAACCTCAAGACGAATTTATCAAGATGCGCCAAACCATAAACTTGGCACATTAGTGAATTATAAAAATCTCGCTGAAGATGGAACTTTCCATAGAGCGTTATTTGATGCTGAAATGACCGCAAAATTATGGCTTAAAATTCTAGAAGATATATCAGAAGAATATTTTCTAGATAATATCGATTTTAAACTCATCCAGAAACTATCACTTTTGCCAAAAGCAAAAGTGGCCAAGTTTTTACAAACTTACCGCTAA
- a CDS encoding peptide MFS transporter has protein sequence MNMNQQSTEFLGHPKGLFLLFGTEMWERFSYYGMRAILVLYLVATVQDGGFGWTNSEALALYGWFTMAVYLTPVLGGWIADNVLGQRKSIIIGGLLMAAGHFTLGTPQAMLGGGAENAFYLGLILLCCGNGLFKPNISTLVGDLYEQGDTRRDGAFTIFYMGINIGAFVAPLVIGYVGEKIDWQLGFIFAGVGMLISVAMQLLMAKKYLGEIGVKPSAHHVAIEGEISAKDKPLTAEERDRVKVIIIMSVISIVFWVGYEQGGGLLNIYAKDFTDLNVFGWEMPASWLQAVSALFVIVFAPVFASLWIKLGDKQPPSPKKFAYALMFVGFGFLFMMAATLQQGGDINAKVSVLYLIMTYLFLVFGELCISPIGLSLVSKIAPIKFLSLLMGVWFACSAIANKVAGIVGGMIGEGQEQIDNAFGIFAGLTVSGFLAGIIVFFMADKLVEWMHGAEDKSLAEPKTEHSELDQDPV, from the coding sequence ATCAACATGAATCAACAATCTACGGAATTTTTAGGCCATCCTAAAGGCCTATTTTTGCTGTTTGGAACAGAAATGTGGGAACGTTTCAGTTACTACGGTATGCGTGCCATTTTAGTATTATATTTAGTTGCAACAGTACAAGACGGTGGCTTTGGCTGGACTAACTCTGAAGCGTTAGCCTTATACGGTTGGTTTACAATGGCGGTTTATTTAACACCTGTGTTAGGTGGTTGGATAGCTGATAACGTATTAGGGCAGCGAAAAAGTATCATAATTGGTGGTTTATTAATGGCCGCTGGTCATTTTACTCTAGGTACACCACAGGCGATGCTAGGTGGCGGTGCTGAAAACGCATTCTATTTAGGCTTGATTTTACTTTGTTGTGGTAACGGCCTCTTTAAGCCAAACATTTCAACATTAGTTGGTGACTTATACGAGCAAGGTGACACCCGTCGTGACGGTGCTTTTACTATATTCTATATGGGTATCAACATTGGTGCTTTTGTTGCTCCACTAGTAATAGGTTACGTTGGCGAAAAAATTGATTGGCAACTTGGATTTATTTTTGCCGGCGTTGGTATGCTTATTTCAGTTGCGATGCAATTGCTAATGGCTAAGAAATATCTTGGCGAAATTGGCGTTAAACCTTCGGCGCATCATGTAGCTATTGAAGGCGAAATATCGGCTAAAGATAAACCATTAACTGCAGAAGAAAGAGATCGCGTTAAAGTTATCATTATCATGTCAGTGATATCCATTGTATTTTGGGTTGGTTATGAGCAAGGTGGTGGTTTACTAAACATTTACGCTAAAGACTTCACTGATTTGAATGTATTTGGTTGGGAAATGCCAGCCTCATGGTTACAAGCCGTAAGTGCATTATTTGTTATCGTATTTGCACCGGTGTTTGCTAGCCTTTGGATTAAACTAGGTGATAAACAACCACCATCACCGAAGAAATTCGCCTATGCATTAATGTTTGTTGGCTTTGGTTTCTTATTTATGATGGCTGCTACATTACAACAAGGTGGTGATATTAACGCTAAAGTAAGCGTTCTTTATCTAATTATGACGTATTTATTCTTAGTCTTTGGTGAACTTTGTATCTCACCAATTGGATTATCGTTAGTCTCTAAAATCGCACCAATTAAATTCTTATCGTTATTGATGGGGGTTTGGTTTGCTTGTTCTGCAATTGCTAACAAAGTCGCCGGTATTGTTGGCGGTATGATAGGTGAAGGTCAAGAGCAAATAGATAATGCCTTTGGTATCTTCGCAGGTCTTACAGTGAGTGGTTTTCTTGCTGGTATTATCGTTTTCTTCATGGCTGATAAGTTAGTTGAATGGATGCACGGTGCAGAAGACAAATCATTAGCTGAACCTAAAACTGAACACAGTGAACTTGACCAAGATCCTGTTTAA
- a CDS encoding HAD-IA family hydrolase has protein sequence MNQYQLYIFDWDGTLMNSINKIVHSLQAAARASNLPIPDDRASKGIIGASLTEASKILYPGIEQVKIDELIKHYKQQYLDINVTPSPLYDDAEQLLLTLHAKEKLLAVATGKGRQGLERVLAVSNTKHFFHLTKSSDDAKSKPHPDMLEQILVELDIKPENALMIGDSRYDLKMAEHAGVDSIGITHGAGCIDSLSDCNPKAIVHSIKELAELIL, from the coding sequence ATGAACCAATATCAACTGTACATCTTTGATTGGGATGGCACGTTAATGAATTCAATTAATAAAATTGTACATTCATTACAAGCAGCCGCTAGAGCATCTAATCTGCCAATACCTGATGACAGAGCATCAAAAGGGATCATTGGTGCAAGTTTAACTGAAGCCTCTAAAATTCTTTACCCAGGTATTGAACAAGTTAAAATTGATGAATTAATCAAACATTATAAACAACAATATCTTGATATTAATGTCACGCCATCACCTTTGTACGATGATGCAGAACAGTTACTATTAACACTGCATGCTAAGGAAAAACTATTAGCGGTTGCTACAGGAAAGGGCCGACAAGGGTTAGAGCGAGTATTAGCAGTATCAAATACCAAACATTTTTTTCATTTAACCAAAAGCTCTGACGATGCTAAATCTAAGCCACATCCCGATATGCTTGAGCAAATATTAGTTGAGCTCGATATAAAACCAGAAAACGCACTGATGATTGGCGATAGTCGTTACGACTTAAAAATGGCAGAGCATGCTGGCGTTGATAGCATAGGTATCACCCATGGGGCTGGTTGCATCGATAGCTTGAGTGATTGCAACCCAAAAGCGATTGTTCATTCAATTAAAGAATTGGCAGAGCTGATACTTTAA